Proteins encoded within one genomic window of Microbacterium sp. LKL04:
- a CDS encoding ABC transporter ATP-binding protein — MSDIENPTSRARLRAGHKESAVSQPLLQIRDLTVSFGTGKKAREVLHGVDLDVFPGETVAIVGESGSGKSTTAAAVINLLPGTGAVTGGSISLDGVDLLSAGRREMESIRGRDIGYVPQDPMSNLNPVWSIGFQVEEAVRANGLASTRRQARERAVEVLKQAGLADAERRMHQFPHQFSGGMRQRALIGIGLAADPKLLIADEPTSALDVTVQRVILDHLASLTREKGTAVLFITHDLGLAAERADRIIVMNQGEIVESGPSRLILEAPQHPYTQRLVAAAPSIASQRIQAVVERRGVEHIDDMAAATPVVEVRDLVKEYKIRSGGFRSEPFRAVDGVSFQIPRGKTLALVGESGSGKSTVAKMVLQLEKPTSGSVLVDGEDTSGMSRKEVFALRSRMQPVFQDPYGSLDPLRSIGALIAEPLRVHGVGDEKSRRERVFELLEQVSLPREVAWRYPNELSGGQRQRIAIARALALKPSIVVLDEAVSALDVLVQDQILRLLADLQSELDLTYLFITHDLAVVRVAADMVCVMEQGRVVEQGTVDEIFTTPAQDYTKRLLAAIPGADIPLGGAR; from the coding sequence ATGAGTGATATCGAGAACCCCACCAGCCGCGCACGCCTGCGCGCCGGCCACAAGGAGAGCGCCGTGTCGCAGCCCCTTCTGCAGATCCGTGACCTGACCGTGTCCTTCGGGACAGGGAAGAAGGCGCGCGAGGTCCTCCACGGTGTCGACCTCGATGTCTTCCCGGGCGAGACGGTCGCGATCGTCGGCGAGTCCGGTTCCGGCAAGTCGACGACCGCAGCTGCCGTCATCAACCTGCTTCCCGGGACGGGCGCCGTGACGGGTGGATCGATCTCGCTCGACGGTGTCGATCTCCTCAGCGCTGGTCGTCGTGAGATGGAATCCATCCGCGGGCGCGACATCGGCTACGTTCCGCAGGACCCGATGTCGAACCTGAACCCGGTCTGGTCGATCGGATTCCAGGTCGAGGAAGCCGTCCGCGCGAACGGGCTGGCATCGACCCGCAGGCAGGCGCGGGAGCGCGCGGTCGAGGTGTTGAAGCAGGCAGGGCTTGCGGATGCCGAGCGTCGCATGCACCAGTTCCCGCACCAATTCTCGGGCGGCATGCGCCAGCGGGCGCTGATCGGAATCGGTCTGGCGGCCGACCCGAAGCTCCTGATCGCCGATGAGCCGACCAGCGCGCTCGACGTGACGGTGCAGCGCGTCATCCTCGATCACCTCGCGTCGCTCACGCGCGAGAAGGGCACCGCTGTGCTCTTCATCACGCACGACCTCGGTCTCGCCGCCGAACGTGCGGACCGCATCATCGTGATGAACCAGGGCGAGATCGTCGAGTCCGGGCCTAGCCGCCTCATCCTCGAAGCGCCGCAGCACCCCTACACGCAGCGCCTCGTCGCTGCCGCTCCGAGCATCGCCTCGCAGCGGATCCAGGCCGTCGTCGAGCGGCGGGGTGTCGAGCACATCGACGACATGGCTGCTGCCACGCCCGTCGTCGAGGTCCGCGACCTCGTCAAGGAGTACAAGATCCGGTCGGGTGGCTTCCGCAGTGAGCCGTTCCGCGCGGTGGACGGAGTGTCCTTCCAGATCCCGCGGGGCAAGACCCTCGCACTGGTGGGGGAGTCCGGCTCGGGCAAGTCCACGGTCGCCAAGATGGTCCTGCAGCTCGAGAAGCCGACGAGCGGCTCGGTTCTGGTGGACGGTGAAGACACCTCGGGCATGAGCCGCAAAGAGGTCTTCGCCCTCCGCAGCCGTATGCAGCCGGTGTTCCAGGATCCCTACGGGTCCCTCGATCCGCTCCGGAGCATCGGCGCCTTGATCGCCGAGCCGCTGCGTGTGCACGGAGTGGGGGATGAGAAGTCGCGTCGCGAGCGCGTGTTCGAGCTCCTCGAGCAGGTGTCGCTTCCGCGCGAGGTCGCCTGGCGGTACCCGAACGAGCTCTCCGGCGGCCAGCGGCAGCGCATCGCCATTGCGCGTGCGCTGGCACTCAAGCCGTCGATCGTCGTCCTCGACGAGGCGGTGTCGGCCCTCGACGTTCTCGTTCAGGATCAGATCCTGCGCCTGCTCGCCGACCTTCAGTCCGAGCTCGACCTGACGTATCTCTTCATCACGCACGACCTCGCGGTCGTCCGTGTCGCCGCGGACATGGTCTGCGTCATGGAGCAGGGGCGCGTCGTCGAGCAGGGAACGGTGGACGAGATCTTCACCACGCCCGCTCAGGACTACACGAAGCGGCTCCTCGCGGCCATCCCCGGGGCGGACATCCCCCTGGGCGGGGCGCGGTGA
- a CDS encoding ABC transporter permease — translation MSSNSAHYVAPTNTESVPVDQLRLGEKKSNLWIDAWRDLRRRPTFWISVLLCAIIVAMAVAPTLFTSVAPSGGVCSLDNSNGDPTAGHPLGFDRQGCDIWSRVVHGTRTSMIVGVMATLISTVIGVIMGALAGFYGGFLDTVLSRVGDVFFTIPYIIAAVVVMSVLADYRNEFVLALAIGGFSWASTARIARAEVLRVKQSDYVTASISIGLSRFRTMVTHVLPNAMAPVIVVTTLSLGTAIVAESTLSFLGVGLGGSTVSWGLDISQAQNQIRSAPMALFWPSLALTVSVLAFITLGELLRDAVDPKSRAQR, via the coding sequence ATGTCAAGTAACTCCGCACACTACGTCGCGCCGACGAACACGGAATCGGTCCCCGTCGACCAGCTCCGACTGGGCGAGAAGAAGAGCAATCTCTGGATCGACGCGTGGCGCGACCTGCGCCGGCGTCCCACCTTCTGGATCTCCGTCCTGCTGTGCGCGATCATCGTCGCCATGGCGGTGGCCCCGACGCTCTTCACGTCGGTGGCGCCGTCCGGTGGCGTCTGCAGCCTGGACAACAGCAACGGCGATCCCACCGCGGGGCACCCGCTCGGCTTCGACCGGCAGGGCTGCGACATCTGGTCGCGCGTCGTCCACGGCACCCGCACGTCGATGATCGTCGGTGTGATGGCGACGCTCATCTCCACGGTCATCGGCGTCATCATGGGCGCTCTCGCCGGCTTCTACGGCGGGTTCCTCGACACCGTGCTCTCCCGCGTCGGTGACGTCTTCTTCACCATTCCTTACATCATCGCGGCGGTCGTCGTCATGTCCGTCCTGGCCGACTATCGGAACGAGTTCGTCCTCGCTCTCGCGATCGGCGGGTTCTCGTGGGCCAGCACGGCGCGCATCGCGCGAGCCGAGGTCCTGCGGGTCAAGCAGTCCGATTACGTGACGGCGTCGATCTCGATCGGTCTGTCGCGCTTCCGGACGATGGTCACGCACGTCCTGCCGAATGCGATGGCCCCGGTCATCGTGGTCACGACCCTCAGCCTCGGCACCGCGATCGTCGCGGAGTCGACGCTGTCCTTCCTCGGTGTCGGCCTGGGCGGCTCGACCGTGTCATGGGGTCTGGACATCAGCCAAGCGCAGAACCAGATCCGGTCGGCCCCGATGGCGCTGTTCTGGCCGTCGCTCGCCCTCACCGTTTCGGTGCTCGCCTTCATCACGCTCGGTGAGCTCCTCCGTGACGCCGTCGACCCGAAGTCGAGGGCACAGCGATGA
- a CDS encoding ABC transporter permease, with product MAYYILRRILQVIPVFLGSTLLIYFMVFGLPGDPVAALFGDKQPPQAVIDSLREQYKLNEPFIVQYANYLGGIFRFDFGTTFSGQSVNDVLARTVPVTMRLAIMSVAIAFVLALVVGALSAIWKGSIFDNGALVTALIFIAIPIFVLCFLAQYFLGVQLGWFRPTVGGRNDWGDLWLPAIVLGLSIYASSMRLTRASMIETLGQDWVRTAYSKGLSRRRVIPVHVLRNSMIPMVTDTATQFGILMVGATVTEGIFNVPGVGNTLFTAITQRETPTVVSFVTIFVVIYVLVNLVVDLLYGLLDPRIRYVK from the coding sequence GTGGCCTATTACATCCTCCGACGGATCCTGCAGGTGATTCCCGTGTTCCTCGGGTCCACTCTGCTGATCTATTTCATGGTCTTCGGTCTGCCCGGAGATCCGGTCGCCGCGTTGTTCGGCGACAAGCAGCCCCCGCAGGCTGTCATCGACTCGCTGCGCGAGCAGTACAAGCTCAACGAGCCGTTCATCGTCCAGTATGCGAACTATCTGGGCGGCATCTTCCGCTTCGATTTCGGCACGACGTTCTCCGGTCAGAGCGTGAACGACGTCCTCGCCCGTACCGTCCCCGTCACGATGCGCCTCGCGATCATGTCGGTCGCGATCGCCTTCGTGCTTGCGCTCGTCGTCGGCGCCCTGTCCGCCATCTGGAAGGGATCGATCTTCGACAACGGCGCGCTCGTCACCGCGCTCATCTTCATCGCGATCCCGATCTTCGTCCTCTGCTTCCTCGCCCAGTACTTCCTCGGCGTGCAGCTCGGGTGGTTCCGACCGACGGTTGGCGGTCGCAACGACTGGGGCGACCTGTGGCTCCCCGCGATCGTGCTCGGTCTGAGCATCTACGCGTCCAGCATGCGGCTGACTCGTGCCTCCATGATCGAGACGCTCGGTCAGGACTGGGTCCGCACGGCCTACTCGAAGGGCCTCTCGCGGCGACGCGTCATCCCCGTGCACGTCCTCCGCAACTCGATGATCCCGATGGTCACCGACACGGCGACCCAGTTCGGCATCCTGATGGTCGGCGCCACGGTCACCGAGGGCATCTTCAACGTGCCCGGCGTGGGCAACACGCTGTTCACGGCGATCACGCAGCGCGAGACGCCGACCGTGGTGTCGTTCGTCACGATCTTCGTCGTGATCTACGTGCTGGTGAACCTGGTCGTCGACCTTCTCTACGGCCTGCTCGACCCGAGGATCCGCTATGTCAAGTAA
- a CDS encoding peptide ABC transporter substrate-binding protein produces MKRNKIGVAGLALLGATSLVLAGCASGGGDTNTDDNSSSGTTTEVISTNGNEPQNPLIPTNTNEVGGGKIIDSIFAGLISYKADGAVENDAAESITTDSPTQLTVKIRKGLKFTNDEEVTADSFIKAWNYGALASNKQNSSYFFEDIEGFSYEKDSELTGLKKVDDHTFTITLNKPASDFAQRLGYSAYAPLPSVAFDDMKAFGENPIGNGPYKLAKEGAWQHNVRIDLVVNEDYDGPRTPKNGGLDIVFYPNPDGAYTDLLAGNLDVLDSIPDSALENYKTDLDDRSVNQPAAIFQSLTIPEWLEGFQTDEEGKLRRAAISHAINREQITDVIFKGTRTPAKDFTSPVIDGWSDTVPGNDVLEYDPELAKQLWDEANAIKPYSGKDFTISYNADGPHQAWVDAVSNSVSKVLGIKAVGEPFPDFATYLDARDNEKVDAFRSGWQADYPGLYNFLGPLYATGAGSNDGKYSDKNFDDLLAKGISETDEAARNATLLEAQSVLFEDLPAIPLWYSNVNGGWADGVQNVEFGWNSVPLYYNITK; encoded by the coding sequence TTGAAGCGCAACAAGATCGGCGTGGCGGGTCTCGCCCTGCTCGGTGCGACCAGCCTGGTTCTCGCCGGCTGCGCCAGTGGCGGTGGCGACACCAACACGGACGACAACAGCTCCAGCGGTACCACGACCGAGGTCATCTCGACCAACGGCAACGAGCCCCAGAACCCGCTCATCCCGACCAACACCAACGAGGTCGGCGGCGGCAAGATCATCGACTCGATCTTCGCTGGTCTCATCTCCTACAAGGCGGACGGCGCCGTCGAGAACGACGCTGCAGAGTCCATCACCACGGACTCGCCCACGCAGCTGACGGTCAAGATCCGCAAGGGCCTGAAGTTCACCAACGACGAAGAGGTCACCGCTGACAGCTTCATCAAGGCGTGGAACTACGGTGCGCTCGCGTCCAACAAGCAGAACTCCTCGTACTTCTTCGAGGACATCGAGGGCTTCAGCTACGAGAAGGACTCGGAGCTGACCGGCCTGAAGAAGGTCGACGACCACACCTTCACGATCACGCTCAACAAGCCGGCCTCCGACTTCGCGCAGCGCCTGGGCTACTCGGCGTACGCGCCGCTGCCGTCCGTCGCGTTCGATGACATGAAGGCTTTCGGCGAGAACCCGATCGGCAACGGCCCGTACAAGCTGGCCAAGGAAGGCGCGTGGCAGCACAACGTCCGCATCGATCTTGTCGTCAACGAGGACTACGACGGCCCGCGCACGCCGAAGAACGGTGGCCTGGACATCGTCTTCTACCCGAACCCCGACGGTGCCTACACCGACCTCCTCGCCGGTAACCTCGACGTGCTCGACTCGATTCCCGACAGCGCACTCGAGAACTACAAGACCGACCTGGACGACCGTTCGGTCAACCAGCCCGCCGCGATCTTCCAGTCGCTGACGATCCCCGAGTGGCTCGAGGGCTTCCAGACCGACGAAGAGGGCAAGCTGCGCCGCGCGGCGATCTCCCACGCGATCAACCGCGAGCAGATCACCGACGTCATCTTCAAGGGCACCCGCACGCCGGCGAAGGACTTCACGTCGCCGGTCATCGACGGCTGGAGCGACACGGTCCCCGGTAACGACGTCCTCGAGTACGACCCCGAGCTCGCCAAGCAGCTGTGGGACGAGGCGAACGCCATCAAGCCGTACAGCGGCAAGGATTTCACCATCTCCTACAACGCTGACGGTCCCCACCAGGCATGGGTCGACGCTGTGTCGAACTCCGTCTCGAAGGTCCTCGGCATCAAGGCCGTCGGCGAGCCCTTCCCGGACTTCGCTACCTACCTCGACGCCCGTGACAACGAGAAGGTCGACGCCTTCCGCTCCGGCTGGCAGGCCGACTACCCCGGCCTGTACAACTTCCTCGGCCCGCTCTACGCGACCGGCGCCGGCTCGAACGATGGCAAGTACTCGGACAAGAACTTCGACGACCTGCTCGCGAAGGGCATCAGCGAGACCGACGAGGCAGCGCGCAACGCGACGCTCCTCGAGGCTCAGTCGGTTCTCTTCGAGGACCTCCCCGCCATCCCGCTCTGGTACTCGAACGTGAACGGCGGCTGGGCTGACGGCGTTCAGAACGTCGAGTTCGGCTGGAACTCGGTGCCGCTGTACTACAACATCACCAAGTAA
- a CDS encoding CPBP family intramembrane glutamic endopeptidase, whose amino-acid sequence MAAFADSPSPHRARLWWEIGIVLALSLGRSAVYSVLALVEALTRAPLGDQQTSLNPGAAPSAVWDVIGRFLDAFFAFAPVALAIYLLWEPARSGFAKIGLTFERFGRNLGGGALLVLIIGVPGLGLYALGRVLGITVQVDASPLDSSWWTIPLLLLAALRAGLLEEVVMVGYLFDRLRFLGWNTWTIILSTAALRGAYHAYQGFGPLIGNMAMGVVFGWVYSRWGRVMPLVVAHVLIDIIAFVGYPLAAAWWPGVFGPPA is encoded by the coding sequence ATGGCAGCTTTCGCGGACTCCCCCTCCCCACACCGCGCGCGGCTGTGGTGGGAGATCGGAATCGTCCTCGCCCTCTCGCTGGGGCGTTCTGCGGTCTATTCGGTGCTCGCTCTCGTCGAAGCGCTCACACGCGCACCCCTCGGGGATCAGCAGACATCCCTGAACCCCGGGGCGGCGCCCTCGGCCGTATGGGACGTCATCGGCCGGTTCCTCGACGCGTTCTTCGCGTTCGCGCCCGTCGCGCTGGCGATCTACCTGCTGTGGGAGCCCGCACGTTCGGGCTTCGCGAAGATCGGCCTGACTTTCGAACGATTCGGACGCAACCTGGGCGGCGGCGCACTCCTCGTGCTGATCATCGGCGTTCCCGGCCTGGGACTCTATGCGCTCGGCCGCGTTCTGGGCATCACCGTGCAGGTGGATGCCTCGCCGCTCGATTCGTCCTGGTGGACGATTCCGCTCCTCCTCCTCGCGGCACTCCGCGCGGGCCTTCTGGAGGAGGTCGTCATGGTGGGCTACCTCTTCGACCGCCTGCGATTCCTCGGATGGAACACGTGGACGATCATCCTGTCGACGGCGGCGCTGCGCGGGGCGTATCACGCGTACCAGGGTTTCGGTCCGCTCATCGGGAACATGGCGATGGGCGTCGTCTTCGGATGGGTGTACTCCCGTTGGGGCCGGGTCATGCCGCTCGTCGTCGCCCACGTGCTCATCGACATCATCGCGTTTGTGGGCTACCCCCTCGCCGCCGCCTGGTGGCCCGGCGTGTTCGGCCCGCCGGCGTAA
- the gcvP gene encoding aminomethyl-transferring glycine dehydrogenase — MLRVLGRDSVEALVDTAVPDAIHVAAGESIIPPAATEAEALAELRDLASQNRAARAMIGLGYYDTLTPSVIQRNVLENPSWYTAYTPYQPEISQGRLEALINFQTMVTDLTGLATANASMLDESTAVVEGMLVARRASKSASDVFLVDADAMPQTKALLHHRAAAVGVEIVETDFSEVPDAFGAFVQYPGATGRVWDPSEVIAAVQAQRGLVVVAADLLALTLLRSPGSMGADVAVGTTQRFGVPMGFGGPHAGYMAVRAGLERQLPGRLVGVSMDAAGQPAYRLSLQTREQHIRREKATSNICTAQVLLAVMAAMYAVYHGPDGLRRIAEETTAKASLLRDWLIGSGADVMHEAFFDTLVVRTPGRAEDTVADARRRGYQLWFRDSDSVGISVDETTTVADLQAVASVFGVDSSKVFVPLRDRNAHLPESLRRTDEYLTHPVFNTHRSETAMMRYLKQLADRDYALDRGMIPLGSCTMKLNAATEMAAVSWPEFARVHPFAPAEDVAGYLVMIEQLEAWLAEVTGYDAVSLQPNAGSQGELAGLLAIRGYHHSRGDLHRDVCLIPSSAHGTNAASAVLAGMRVVVVACDEAGNVDLSDLRAKVETHADSLAALMITYPSTHGVYEHDVMDITGAVHEAGGQVYVDGANLNALLGFARFGDLGGDVSHLNLHKTFAIPHGGGGPGVGPVAAKAHLAPFLPSHPMAQRAEHAGGHVFDGGPVSAAPYGSASILPISWAYVRMMGADGLRQATAAAVLAANYVARRLEGHYPVLYAGEGGLVAHECILDLRPLKEATGITVDDVAKRLIDYGFHAPTMSFPVAGTLMVEPTESEDLAELDRFVEAMIAIRGEADAVAAGEWPANDNPLVNAPHSAASVITSEWAHPYPRETAVYPVPGIVRTKYWPPVRRIDNAYGDRNLVCACPPIEAFA, encoded by the coding sequence ATGCTCCGCGTCCTCGGGCGCGATTCCGTCGAGGCGCTCGTCGACACGGCCGTCCCCGACGCGATCCACGTCGCCGCGGGCGAGAGCATCATCCCGCCCGCGGCGACCGAGGCCGAGGCCCTCGCCGAGCTCCGCGACCTCGCATCGCAGAACCGTGCGGCGCGCGCGATGATCGGCCTCGGCTACTACGACACGCTGACGCCGTCGGTCATCCAGCGGAACGTCCTGGAGAACCCGTCCTGGTACACGGCCTACACGCCGTACCAGCCCGAGATCTCGCAGGGCCGCCTCGAGGCGCTCATCAACTTCCAGACGATGGTGACCGACCTCACCGGGCTCGCGACGGCGAACGCGTCGATGCTCGACGAGTCCACGGCCGTCGTCGAGGGGATGCTGGTGGCCCGACGCGCCTCGAAGTCCGCGTCGGACGTGTTCCTCGTCGACGCGGATGCGATGCCGCAGACGAAGGCGCTGCTGCACCACCGCGCCGCCGCCGTCGGCGTGGAGATCGTCGAGACCGACTTCAGCGAGGTCCCCGATGCGTTCGGTGCCTTCGTGCAGTACCCCGGCGCGACCGGGCGGGTCTGGGACCCGTCCGAGGTCATCGCCGCCGTGCAGGCGCAGAGGGGCCTCGTCGTCGTCGCGGCGGACCTCCTCGCGCTCACCCTTCTCCGCTCGCCGGGGTCGATGGGCGCCGACGTCGCCGTCGGGACGACGCAGCGCTTCGGTGTGCCGATGGGCTTCGGCGGACCGCACGCCGGCTACATGGCCGTCCGGGCCGGTCTCGAGCGTCAGCTGCCGGGACGCCTGGTCGGAGTGTCGATGGATGCCGCGGGTCAGCCCGCCTACCGCCTGTCGCTGCAGACCCGCGAACAGCACATCCGTCGCGAGAAGGCGACGTCGAACATCTGCACCGCCCAGGTGCTGCTGGCCGTCATGGCCGCGATGTACGCCGTCTATCACGGTCCCGACGGCCTGCGCCGGATCGCCGAGGAGACCACCGCGAAGGCGTCCCTCCTGCGCGACTGGCTGATCGGCTCCGGGGCGGACGTGATGCACGAGGCGTTCTTCGACACGCTCGTGGTCCGCACGCCGGGTCGCGCGGAGGACACGGTCGCCGACGCGCGGCGGCGCGGATACCAGCTGTGGTTCCGCGACAGCGACTCGGTCGGGATCTCGGTCGACGAGACGACGACCGTCGCGGACCTGCAGGCTGTGGCGTCCGTCTTCGGCGTCGACTCGTCGAAGGTGTTCGTGCCGCTGCGGGACCGGAACGCCCACCTGCCCGAGTCGCTCCGGCGCACGGACGAGTACCTGACGCATCCCGTCTTCAACACGCACCGCTCCGAGACCGCCATGATGCGGTACCTGAAGCAGCTCGCCGACCGCGACTATGCGCTCGACCGCGGCATGATCCCGCTCGGGTCCTGCACGATGAAGCTCAACGCGGCGACCGAGATGGCGGCGGTGTCGTGGCCCGAGTTCGCGCGGGTGCACCCGTTCGCGCCGGCCGAGGACGTCGCCGGGTACCTCGTGATGATCGAGCAGCTCGAGGCGTGGCTCGCCGAGGTGACCGGGTACGACGCGGTGTCGCTGCAGCCGAATGCCGGTTCGCAGGGCGAACTCGCGGGCCTGCTCGCCATCCGCGGCTACCACCACTCGCGGGGCGACCTGCACCGCGACGTCTGCCTCATCCCGTCGTCCGCGCATGGCACCAACGCGGCATCCGCCGTCCTCGCCGGGATGCGGGTCGTCGTCGTCGCGTGCGACGAGGCCGGCAACGTCGACCTGTCGGATCTGCGCGCCAAGGTCGAGACGCACGCAGACAGCCTCGCGGCCCTCATGATCACGTACCCGTCGACGCACGGCGTCTACGAGCACGACGTCATGGACATCACCGGCGCGGTGCACGAGGCCGGCGGCCAGGTGTACGTCGACGGTGCGAACCTCAACGCCCTGCTCGGGTTCGCCCGCTTCGGCGACCTCGGCGGCGACGTGTCGCACCTGAACCTGCACAAGACGTTCGCGATCCCGCACGGCGGTGGCGGACCCGGTGTGGGTCCCGTCGCGGCGAAGGCGCACCTCGCGCCGTTCCTGCCGTCGCACCCGATGGCGCAGCGCGCCGAGCATGCCGGTGGCCACGTCTTCGACGGTGGACCGGTCTCGGCCGCGCCCTACGGCTCGGCATCCATCCTGCCGATCTCGTGGGCATATGTGCGGATGATGGGCGCCGACGGACTCCGGCAGGCGACCGCCGCGGCGGTGCTCGCGGCGAACTACGTCGCCCGCCGCCTCGAGGGCCACTACCCGGTGCTATACGCGGGGGAGGGCGGACTCGTCGCGCACGAGTGCATCCTCGACCTGCGTCCGCTCAAGGAGGCCACCGGCATCACGGTCGACGACGTCGCGAAGCGGCTCATCGACTACGGCTTCCACGCCCCGACGATGTCGTTCCCGGTCGCGGGGACGCTCATGGTGGAGCCGACGGAGTCCGAGGACCTCGCCGAGCTCGACCGCTTCGTCGAGGCGATGATCGCGATCCGCGGCGAGGCCGACGCCGTCGCGGCGGGGGAGTGGCCGGCGAACGACAACCCGCTCGTGAACGCGCCGCACTCCGCGGCATCCGTCATCACCAGCGAGTGGGCGCACCCGTACCCACGCGAGACCGCCGTGTACCCCGTGCCGGGCATCGTGCGCACGAAGTATTGGCCGCCCGTCCGCCGCATCGACAACGCCTACGGCGATCGCAACCTCGTCTGCGCCTGCCCCCCGATCGAAGCTTTCGCCTGA
- the gcvH gene encoding glycine cleavage system protein GcvH — MTDLTALSYTAEHEWIAFDGDVATVGITDYAAEKLGDVVFVELPAVGTAVTAGDTCGEIESTKSVGELYAPLTGEVVEINDAVVDDPSSVNAGAFDAWLVKIKVDGAPTGDLLDRDAYVALTGGDA; from the coding sequence ATGACCGACCTCACCGCCCTCTCCTACACCGCCGAGCACGAGTGGATCGCCTTCGACGGCGACGTCGCGACCGTCGGCATCACCGATTACGCCGCCGAGAAGCTCGGTGACGTCGTCTTCGTCGAGCTCCCCGCCGTGGGCACCGCTGTCACCGCCGGCGACACCTGCGGCGAGATCGAGTCGACCAAGTCCGTCGGCGAGCTCTACGCGCCGCTGACCGGCGAGGTCGTCGAGATCAACGACGCCGTCGTCGACGACCCGTCCTCGGTCAACGCCGGCGCGTTCGACGCCTGGCTCGTCAAGATCAAGGTCGACGGCGCGCCCACCGGAGACCTCCTCGACCGCGACGCCTACGTCGCGCTGACGGGCGGCGACGCGTGA
- the gcvT gene encoding glycine cleavage system aminomethyltransferase GcvT, producing the protein MTETTTEPRRSPLHELHERLGASFTDFGGWLMPVRYTSDLAEHHAVRSAAGIFDISHMAEFRIEGADAAGYLDRALAGRISSMKVGKAKYSLVLAADGGIVDDVIVYRITDDEFIVISNAGNRADVAAAFAAVDPGDARIQDLTDRMSLIAVQGPAARGILESTAGIAGVDPALADMTYYSWALGSFQDRSLFVARTGYTGEDGFELMVPNETAAALWEAVTEAGAAHGLVPAGLAARDTLRLEAGMPLYGHELSRDIAPAQAGLGRVVVTDKEEFVGKDGLAARDLDGAPVLVGLVAEGRRAGRAGYAVLSGDDTVGEITSGALSPTLGHPVAMALIHPSASAEGTELTIDVRGTRIPATVTALPFYRRQK; encoded by the coding sequence ATGACCGAGACCACGACCGAGCCGCGGCGATCGCCGCTGCACGAGCTGCACGAGCGGCTCGGCGCGTCCTTCACCGACTTCGGCGGCTGGCTCATGCCCGTCCGCTACACGTCGGACCTCGCCGAGCATCATGCGGTGCGCAGCGCCGCCGGGATCTTCGACATCTCGCACATGGCGGAGTTCCGCATCGAAGGGGCGGATGCCGCCGGGTACCTCGACCGGGCACTGGCCGGACGGATCTCCTCGATGAAGGTGGGGAAGGCGAAGTACTCCCTCGTCCTCGCCGCGGATGGCGGCATCGTCGACGACGTCATCGTGTACCGGATCACGGACGACGAGTTCATCGTCATCTCCAACGCCGGCAATCGCGCAGACGTCGCAGCCGCCTTCGCGGCCGTCGACCCGGGCGATGCCCGCATCCAGGACCTCACGGACCGGATGTCGCTCATCGCCGTGCAGGGCCCCGCGGCCCGCGGCATCCTGGAGTCGACCGCGGGGATCGCGGGCGTCGACCCCGCCCTCGCCGACATGACCTACTACTCCTGGGCGCTCGGCTCGTTCCAGGACCGGAGCCTGTTCGTCGCCCGCACCGGGTACACCGGCGAGGACGGCTTCGAGCTCATGGTCCCGAACGAGACCGCCGCGGCTCTCTGGGAGGCCGTCACCGAGGCGGGCGCCGCGCACGGGCTCGTGCCGGCCGGGCTCGCCGCCCGCGACACGCTCCGCCTCGAGGCCGGGATGCCGCTCTACGGCCACGAGCTCTCGCGAGACATCGCCCCCGCACAGGCGGGCCTCGGTCGCGTCGTCGTCACGGACAAGGAGGAGTTCGTCGGCAAGGACGGCCTCGCCGCCCGGGACCTCGACGGCGCTCCAGTCCTCGTGGGGCTCGTCGCGGAGGGCCGCCGCGCCGGACGCGCCGGCTACGCCGTGCTCTCCGGGGACGACACCGTCGGCGAGATCACCTCGGGAGCCCTCAGCCCGACCCTCGGCCATCCCGTCGCGATGGCCCTCATCCACCCCTCGGCATCCGCTGAGGGCACCGAACTGACCATCGACGTCCGGGGGACCCGCATCCCCGCGACCGTCACCGCCCTGCCCTTCTACCGGAGACAGAAATGA